From the genome of Halorussus caseinilyticus, one region includes:
- a CDS encoding transposase, protein MCSRLLEGSRDDEIHGRRLEGGQQSLRPNVRPTHRCLRQTHFDHQRQECNPLDRRVSRRGRLRHWRISSRLLDDNDYEKRMGTLHYDEQEDDFYLHIVIQKEVEEREGDRVLGVDLNLKNVAVTSTGSFYDGGELLWGQNHYFRVRRSLQDKGTRSAKQALARLSGRENRFVLDCLHTISRRIVEEARRYDCSHIAVEDLTHIRKRMDAYDDQLKRQMHQWAFRELQEMIRWKAIAYGIRVEDVNPAFSSQTCSKCGHQSSTNRSSDGWFECNECGYEVDGNYNASKTIGKRLLSLPEGKRPSGLGDGHLALKSGTLTLNGDYTAYDTVSAEGESHAQAHG, encoded by the coding sequence CTGTGTTCGCGCCTACTCGAAGGCAGTCGAGATGATGAAATCCACGGTCGCCGACTGGAAGGAGGGCAACAGTCGCTCCGTCCCAACGTTCGACCAACCCACCGTTGTCTACGACAAACGCACTTTGACCATCAACGACAGGAGTGCAACCCTCTCGACCGTCGAGTCTCGCGTCGAGGTCGGCTTCGACATTGGCGAATATCAAGCCGACTACTCGATGACAACGACTACGAAAAACGAATGGGGACACTCCACTACGACGAACAAGAGGATGACTTCTATCTTCACATCGTTATCCAGAAGGAAGTCGAAGAGCGTGAGGGCGACCGCGTTCTCGGAGTTGACCTGAATCTCAAGAACGTCGCTGTGACCAGCACGGGGTCGTTCTACGACGGCGGTGAATTGCTGTGGGGGCAGAACCACTACTTCCGCGTGCGTCGAAGCCTCCAAGACAAAGGTACTCGCTCCGCGAAGCAGGCGTTAGCGCGACTGTCGGGCCGAGAAAACCGCTTCGTCTTGGACTGCCTGCACACCATTTCTCGACGTATCGTGGAAGAAGCCCGCAGGTACGACTGTTCGCATATCGCCGTCGAAGACTTGACACATATCCGCAAGCGAATGGATGCCTATGACGACCAATTGAAACGCCAGATGCACCAGTGGGCATTCCGTGAATTGCAGGAGATGATTCGGTGGAAAGCCATCGCGTACGGGATTCGTGTCGAAGATGTAAATCCCGCGTTCTCATCGCAGACCTGCTCGAAGTGCGGACACCAATCCAGCACAAACCGCAGTTCGGATGGATGGTTCGAGTGCAACGAATGCGGATACGAGGTAGACGGCAACTACAACGCTTCCAAAACCATCGGGAAGCGATTACTCTCTTTACCCGAGGGCAAACGTCCCTCGGGGTTGGGCGACGGTCATCTCGCCCTCAAGAGCGGGACGTTGACCCTGAACGGCGATTACACCGCCTACGACACCGTGTCGGCAGAAGGTGAGTCCCACGCTCAAGCCCACGGCTAA
- a CDS encoding DUF7282 domain-containing protein translates to MTRDRRTFSAVFMAVLLILASGTAVSLAVTEDSTRDAGTNAVAMQETTTAADDAETTTAADDEETTAADGEQTTAAEGETASVTFDDQESDGERVVIESVTMPEGGFIAIHDSSVAEAPISSVLGNSVYLEAGTHEDVPITLARPIAEGQTLIAMPHFDTNDNQVYDFVLSTGELDGPYTANNEVVIDPANVTLEQETTTTTEEEVETTTEAVETTEEMETTEEVETTTEAVETTEEMETTEEEDGAEETTTAAEPPAEMEQFVFKIEQMNIDEWSFVVGDEEEPDRTEVISNVNVQDRRVEINLSQILRQSAAQQAQGQMTTVSPEAAEEMLQENLSQDIQTVRFVVRNVNVENVTFVVTAPEDIELPQPPMTTGEPGGPGEETTTTEEVETTTEEVETTTEEMETTEEMETTTEEMETTTEEVETTTEEMETTTEEVETTTEEMETTTEEVETTTEEMETTTEVEETTTEEVEETTVPEEETTTETTTAEDELDSFSVLELDAPESATTGDTIEVSATVSNPNDQQATQDVAFRLQGTVIDRQSVTLDAGEQTTVTFEVSTEGVPAGQYIHGVYTRNFGELAIIVIEEPGAETTTAAEGTETPAGETTTAQATTEA, encoded by the coding sequence ATGACACGTGATAGAAGGACATTTAGCGCCGTCTTCATGGCGGTGCTGTTGATTCTAGCGAGTGGTACAGCAGTATCGCTCGCAGTAACTGAGGATTCGACTAGAGACGCAGGGACGAACGCAGTGGCGATGCAGGAGACGACGACTGCCGCGGACGACGCGGAGACGACCACTGCGGCCGACGACGAAGAGACGACTGCCGCAGACGGTGAACAGACCACTGCGGCCGAGGGTGAGACGGCAAGCGTGACGTTCGACGATCAAGAGTCCGACGGCGAACGGGTCGTCATCGAGTCGGTGACGATGCCCGAAGGCGGGTTCATCGCCATCCACGACTCGTCGGTCGCCGAAGCGCCGATTTCGAGCGTCCTCGGGAACTCGGTGTACCTCGAAGCCGGGACCCACGAGGACGTTCCCATCACGCTCGCCCGACCCATCGCCGAGGGCCAGACGCTGATTGCGATGCCGCACTTCGACACCAACGACAATCAGGTGTACGACTTCGTTCTCTCGACCGGCGAACTCGACGGCCCGTACACGGCCAACAACGAAGTCGTCATCGACCCGGCGAACGTGACGCTCGAACAGGAGACGACCACGACGACCGAGGAAGAGGTGGAGACGACGACTGAAGCGGTCGAGACCACCGAGGAGATGGAGACGACCGAGGAAGTCGAGACGACGACTGAAGCGGTCGAGACCACCGAGGAGATGGAGACGACCGAAGAGGAAGACGGCGCCGAAGAGACCACGACGGCCGCGGAACCGCCCGCGGAGATGGAGCAGTTCGTCTTCAAAATCGAGCAGATGAACATCGACGAGTGGTCGTTCGTCGTGGGTGACGAGGAGGAACCCGACCGGACGGAGGTCATCAGCAACGTCAACGTTCAGGACCGCCGCGTCGAAATCAACCTGAGCCAGATTCTCCGCCAGAGCGCCGCTCAGCAGGCCCAAGGGCAGATGACGACCGTGAGTCCCGAAGCGGCCGAGGAGATGCTCCAAGAGAACCTCTCGCAGGACATTCAGACCGTCCGGTTCGTCGTCCGGAACGTCAACGTCGAGAACGTCACGTTCGTCGTCACGGCCCCGGAAGACATCGAACTTCCGCAACCGCCGATGACGACGGGCGAACCGGGTGGGCCGGGCGAAGAGACCACCACGACCGAGGAAGTCGAAACGACCACCGAGGAAGTCGAGACGACGACCGAGGAGATGGAGACGACCGAGGAGATGGAGACGACGACCGAGGAGATGGAAACGACCACCGAAGAAGTCGAGACGACGACCGAGGAGATGGAGACAACCACCGAGGAAGTCGAGACGACGACCGAGGAGATGGAGACGACCACCGAGGAAGTCGAGACGACGACCGAGGAGATGGAAACGACGACTGAAGTCGAGGAGACGACGACCGAGGAAGTCGAGGAGACCACGGTGCCGGAAGAGGAAACCACGACCGAGACGACGACCGCGGAGGACGAACTCGACTCCTTCAGCGTCTTGGAGTTGGACGCACCCGAGAGCGCGACGACTGGTGACACCATCGAGGTGAGCGCCACCGTCTCGAACCCCAACGACCAGCAGGCAACCCAAGACGTGGCGTTCCGACTCCAAGGGACCGTCATCGACCGCCAGTCGGTCACGCTCGACGCGGGCGAACAGACGACGGTGACGTTCGAGGTCAGTACCGAAGGCGTGCCCGCGGGTCAGTACATCCACGGGGTTTACACGCGCAACTTCGGTGAACTCGCCATCATCGTCATCGAGGAACCGGGCGCGGAGACGACGACTGCGGCCGAGGGAACCGAGACGCCCGCTGGCGAGACGACCACGGCCCAAGCGACGACCGAAGCGTAG
- the rnz gene encoding ribonuclease Z, with protein MSMRVTFLGTGGAVPTTERNPSSVLVNREGDRLLFDAGEGTQRQMMRFGTGFTISDIFVTHLHGDHVLGLPGLIQTFDFNDREQALSIYTPAGTEEDVDALVHAADNRPSFPVHVYGVGPDEAAVRRDDYEIRTFRTDHDTNSLGYALIEDDRKGRFDREKAEELGVPVGPKFSQLHEGDPVELDDGTTVEPEQVVGEARPGRRFVYTGDTRPSARVAEVAADADLLVHDATFADDRAERAGDTGHSTARQAAEIASRADAERLALTHISSRYAGDVSDHLEEAREVFDGEAFVPDDGETHDVPYPDE; from the coding sequence ATGTCGATGCGCGTTACCTTTCTCGGAACCGGCGGGGCAGTGCCGACTACAGAGCGAAACCCGAGTTCGGTGCTGGTCAACCGGGAGGGAGACCGGTTGCTGTTCGACGCGGGCGAGGGAACCCAGCGCCAGATGATGCGCTTCGGGACCGGGTTCACTATCTCCGATATTTTCGTCACGCACCTCCACGGCGACCACGTTCTCGGACTCCCCGGCCTGATTCAGACGTTCGACTTCAACGACCGCGAGCAAGCGCTCTCCATCTACACCCCCGCCGGAACCGAGGAAGACGTAGACGCACTCGTCCACGCCGCCGACAATCGGCCCTCCTTCCCGGTCCACGTCTACGGCGTCGGTCCCGACGAGGCCGCGGTCCGGCGTGACGACTACGAAATCCGGACGTTCCGGACCGACCACGACACCAACTCGCTGGGGTACGCGCTAATCGAGGACGACCGGAAAGGCCGGTTCGACCGCGAGAAAGCCGAGGAGTTGGGCGTCCCGGTCGGCCCGAAGTTCTCGCAACTCCACGAGGGCGACCCCGTGGAACTGGACGACGGCACGACTGTCGAACCCGAGCAAGTCGTCGGGGAGGCCCGGCCCGGCCGCCGGTTCGTCTACACCGGCGACACCCGACCGAGCGCCCGCGTCGCGGAAGTCGCCGCGGACGCCGACCTGTTGGTTCACGACGCCACCTTCGCCGACGACAGGGCCGAACGCGCCGGTGACACCGGCCATTCGACCGCGCGACAGGCCGCCGAAATCGCCAGTCGCGCCGACGCCGAGCGACTCGCGCTGACCCACATCTCCTCGCGCTACGCCGGGGACGTGTCCGACCACCTCGAAGAGGCCCGCGAGGTGTTCGACGGCGAGGCGTTCGTCCCGGACGACGGCGAGACCCACGACGTGCCGTACCCCGACGAGTAG
- a CDS encoding bifunctional metallophosphatase/5'-nucleotidase — protein MSDAHSATGTAVSAPTAAQTPTNNSTTVTILSYNDVQTAAAENGTLPRMVTLLNQRRAAHDNPTVVVGGGDEVSPHSLSPLSQWRVPVEALNVADPAAEVIGNHDLDYGFGAVRNFSDASEFPWLMANIVDEETGDPIPGAKPYTVVERQGVKVGIVGVADEKIKSKTAVDFDEQGYELKNYSTVASEYATTLKEEQNVDVVVVSAHLGVPVAKTLANTTENVDAIVVGDDEIEYPPKETGGAVIMEAEGRAEHVAELNLTVENGDVTKWNGRLLDVTENVSKNETVDTIVTEARTDKLNDVAGRTEVELDSRFASNYHDETALGNLIGDSFRAQTGAEVAITNAGGIRSNSVYGPGNVTVGDVYNVLPFRNTLVTFELTGAQLRQLLASQVVTLESEEGQQYGAEAKLQVSGVTYEWVGHNNTDEQIRDVWVGGEPLDEDATYNVTVNSYMAGWDDSVFQNATMTSESHMLYGTALLEYVQQNSPVAPTDENRIRRVDAEVETKSVSVSEGTATVELAAPTGARNVTDFYATTGDAGDRLAAESVSASNDTVTVAFDLAELRKLSGGDTVQMYGGYNASAYQRVYFPNSVLNAELAASDFGAETTQTETTTQTETTRTDTTEEAIDDATETTTEDGTSGDTPGFTPVTAVVALVAAALLAYRRD, from the coding sequence GTGTCAGACGCGCACAGCGCGACGGGGACCGCCGTATCCGCTCCGACGGCGGCCCAGACCCCGACGAACAACTCGACGACGGTGACTATCCTGTCGTACAACGACGTGCAGACGGCGGCCGCCGAGAACGGCACCCTGCCGCGGATGGTCACGCTCCTGAACCAGCGACGTGCCGCCCACGACAATCCGACGGTCGTCGTTGGAGGCGGTGACGAGGTGAGTCCGCACTCGCTGTCGCCGCTGAGTCAGTGGCGGGTTCCGGTGGAGGCCCTGAACGTCGCCGACCCCGCCGCCGAGGTCATCGGGAACCACGACCTCGACTACGGATTCGGCGCGGTCCGGAACTTCAGCGACGCCTCGGAGTTCCCGTGGTTGATGGCCAACATCGTTGACGAGGAGACCGGCGACCCGATTCCCGGTGCGAAGCCCTACACCGTGGTCGAACGACAGGGCGTGAAGGTCGGCATCGTCGGCGTGGCCGACGAGAAAATCAAGTCCAAGACCGCGGTGGACTTCGACGAGCAGGGCTACGAGTTGAAGAACTACTCGACGGTGGCAAGCGAGTACGCCACGACGCTCAAAGAGGAGCAGAACGTGGACGTGGTGGTCGTCTCGGCACACCTCGGCGTCCCCGTGGCGAAGACGCTGGCTAACACGACCGAGAACGTAGACGCCATCGTGGTCGGCGACGACGAAATCGAGTACCCGCCGAAGGAGACCGGCGGTGCGGTCATTATGGAGGCTGAGGGTCGCGCGGAACACGTCGCGGAACTCAACCTCACCGTCGAGAACGGCGACGTGACGAAGTGGAACGGTCGTCTTCTCGACGTGACCGAGAACGTCTCGAAGAACGAGACGGTCGATACTATCGTCACCGAGGCCCGAACGGACAAACTCAACGACGTGGCGGGCCGAACCGAGGTCGAACTCGACTCCCGATTCGCCTCGAACTACCACGATGAGACGGCGCTCGGCAACCTCATCGGCGACTCCTTCCGCGCCCAGACCGGCGCGGAAGTCGCCATCACGAACGCTGGCGGCATCCGGTCGAACAGCGTCTACGGGCCGGGTAACGTGACCGTCGGCGACGTGTACAACGTGTTGCCCTTCCGAAACACCCTCGTCACCTTCGAACTCACGGGTGCGCAGTTGCGCCAACTCCTCGCCAGTCAGGTCGTGACCCTCGAAAGCGAGGAGGGCCAGCAGTACGGCGCGGAGGCGAAACTACAGGTCAGTGGTGTCACCTACGAGTGGGTGGGCCACAACAACACCGACGAGCAGATTCGTGACGTGTGGGTCGGCGGCGAACCCCTCGACGAGGACGCGACCTACAACGTCACCGTCAACTCCTACATGGCTGGCTGGGACGACTCGGTGTTCCAGAACGCGACGATGACGAGCGAATCCCACATGCTCTACGGCACGGCCCTGCTGGAGTACGTCCAGCAGAACAGTCCGGTCGCGCCGACCGACGAGAATCGCATCCGGCGAGTCGATGCCGAAGTCGAGACGAAATCCGTGAGCGTGAGCGAGGGGACCGCGACGGTCGAACTCGCCGCGCCCACCGGTGCCCGGAACGTCACCGACTTCTACGCGACCACCGGCGACGCGGGCGACCGACTCGCGGCCGAGTCGGTCTCGGCGTCGAACGACACGGTGACGGTGGCGTTCGACCTCGCCGAACTCCGCAAACTGTCGGGCGGCGATACCGTCCAGATGTACGGCGGCTACAACGCCTCGGCCTACCAGCGCGTCTACTTCCCCAACTCGGTGCTGAACGCCGAACTCGCCGCTAGCGACTTCGGTGCCGAAACGACCCAAACCGAGACGACGACCCAGACCGAGACGACGCGGACCGACACCACCGAGGAGGCAATCGACGACGCCACCGAGACGACGACCGAAGACGGCACGTCGGGTGACACCCCCGGCTTCACCCCCGTCACGGCAGTCGTCGCGCTCGTGGCCGCCGCACTCCTCGCGTACCGACGCGACTGA
- a CDS encoding DUF460 domain-containing protein: MNARTSALDTLVFGVDIQSGDVRGDAPSYALVAFDGENIDRDVVSHRKLRRLVEREEPNFVATDNMYELAADKDALVHFLRELPDGTRLVQVTGAERPEPLSRVASRHGVPYGKDPMKEAEAAARLAAGNVGYEVSAFTDTTEVKVSRGRSTGKGGWSEDRYTRRIHGSVKTKTREIESELDGAGLDYERDATEKYGGFSNAVFEVEGRPEDIPVSNERSGDVRVEVERVRRDGIEFEPLAKRRDHVLVGIDPGTTTAVAVADLDGNVLDVLSTRTADTAEVIEWIIERGRPVVVAADVEPMPETVEKIRRSFDAEGWIPNSDLPVDDKLHRTRDHDYDNDHQRDAMAAALCAYDDHEDQFKRIAEKVPPRMDRGEVTARVVAGEDSVETALAALSDDDEGDEEETEHTPRELTAEEKRIKQLESQVERLEEHVEDLEDTIESKEGRIGQLKGDLEAARSEERKEVRERREVSRLERENSRLERELDQRDERIEELEGKLARLKELWKLDHSNFADVSEKKAGLTPVKPVSKFTKDAIAQAHESFGLATDDVVYLRDASGAGRSTAERLAEVDPKVVLTGDGGLSDAADRVLFENEIPVGPADDVTIQEVDELAVTREREVEAVIEDWEDRAEERRKERKAEQLDQLISEHRAEREYGSSEASGQSP; this comes from the coding sequence GTGAACGCCCGCACGAGTGCCCTCGACACGCTCGTTTTCGGCGTGGACATCCAGAGCGGGGATGTTCGCGGCGACGCACCTTCCTACGCACTCGTCGCGTTCGATGGCGAGAACATCGACCGCGACGTGGTGTCACACCGCAAGCTCCGCCGCCTCGTAGAGCGCGAGGAACCAAACTTCGTGGCGACCGACAACATGTACGAGTTGGCCGCCGACAAGGACGCGCTGGTCCACTTCCTGCGCGAGTTGCCCGACGGGACCCGACTCGTACAGGTGACGGGGGCCGAGCGTCCCGAACCCCTCTCCAGAGTCGCCTCGCGCCACGGCGTCCCCTACGGCAAGGACCCGATGAAGGAGGCCGAGGCCGCCGCGCGACTCGCGGCCGGGAACGTCGGTTACGAGGTGTCGGCGTTCACCGACACCACCGAGGTCAAGGTCTCGCGGGGTCGCTCGACCGGCAAGGGCGGGTGGTCCGAGGACCGCTACACCCGGCGCATCCACGGGTCGGTCAAGACCAAGACCCGCGAAATCGAGAGCGAACTCGACGGCGCGGGTCTCGACTACGAGCGAGACGCCACCGAGAAGTACGGCGGGTTCTCGAACGCCGTCTTCGAGGTGGAGGGCAGACCCGAGGACATCCCGGTCTCGAACGAGCGGTCGGGCGACGTTCGCGTCGAAGTAGAGCGCGTTCGACGCGACGGCATCGAGTTCGAACCGCTCGCCAAGCGCCGCGACCACGTGCTGGTGGGCATCGACCCCGGCACGACCACCGCCGTCGCCGTCGCGGACTTGGACGGCAACGTGCTGGACGTGCTGAGTACGCGCACGGCCGACACCGCCGAGGTCATCGAGTGGATAATCGAGCGCGGGCGGCCGGTCGTCGTCGCCGCCGACGTGGAACCGATGCCCGAGACGGTCGAGAAGATTCGCCGGAGCTTCGACGCCGAGGGGTGGATTCCGAACTCGGACCTGCCGGTGGACGACAAACTCCACCGGACCCGCGACCACGACTACGACAACGACCACCAACGGGACGCGATGGCGGCCGCGCTCTGCGCCTACGACGACCACGAAGACCAGTTCAAGCGCATCGCCGAGAAGGTGCCTCCGCGGATGGACCGTGGGGAAGTCACCGCGCGCGTGGTCGCGGGCGAGGACTCGGTGGAAACCGCACTCGCCGCCCTCTCGGACGACGACGAGGGCGACGAGGAGGAGACCGAACACACCCCGCGGGAACTCACCGCCGAGGAGAAGCGCATCAAGCAACTCGAATCGCAGGTCGAACGCCTCGAAGAACACGTCGAGGACCTCGAAGACACCATCGAGAGCAAGGAGGGCCGCATCGGGCAACTGAAAGGCGACCTCGAAGCCGCCAGAAGCGAGGAGCGAAAGGAGGTCCGCGAGCGCCGAGAGGTCTCCCGCCTCGAACGCGAGAACAGCAGACTGGAGCGCGAACTCGACCAGCGAGACGAACGCATCGAGGAGTTGGAGGGCAAACTCGCGCGCCTCAAGGAACTCTGGAAACTCGACCACTCGAACTTCGCCGACGTGTCCGAGAAGAAGGCCGGACTCACGCCGGTCAAGCCCGTCTCGAAGTTCACCAAGGACGCCATCGCACAGGCCCACGAGAGTTTCGGTCTCGCCACCGACGACGTGGTGTACCTCCGGGACGCCTCGGGCGCGGGGCGTTCGACCGCCGAACGACTCGCGGAGGTGGACCCGAAAGTCGTGCTGACGGGCGACGGGGGTCTGTCGGACGCCGCCGACCGAGTTCTCTTCGAGAACGAGATTCCGGTCGGTCCGGCCGACGACGTGACGATTCAGGAGGTGGACGAACTGGCCGTGACCCGCGAGCGCGAAGTCGAAGCCGTCATCGAAGACTGGGAGGACCGGGCGGAAGAGCGCCGGAAAGAACGGAAGGCCGAGCAGTTGGACCAACTCATCAGCGAACACCGGGCCGAGCGCGAGTACGGGTCTTCGGAAGCGAGCGGGCAGAGTCCATGA
- a CDS encoding MarR family transcriptional regulator, translating to MPITKDKFQRIDDEGIRPESNAEQILEFLVRNEDKAYTQSEIAEETGVKRGSVGPTLKRLKDRSAVEHKANYWRVSEEELVTRSSVALTSETASQYDEEEFDVEKWAEYAVDPPEYSGENE from the coding sequence ATGCCAATTACCAAAGACAAATTCCAGCGCATAGACGACGAGGGAATCCGACCGGAGAGCAATGCAGAGCAAATTCTGGAATTTCTCGTTCGCAACGAGGATAAGGCATACACGCAGAGCGAAATCGCAGAAGAAACAGGTGTGAAGCGAGGAAGCGTCGGACCAACGCTCAAGCGATTGAAAGACCGTAGCGCAGTCGAACACAAAGCGAACTACTGGCGCGTGAGCGAAGAAGAATTGGTCACTCGAAGCAGTGTCGCGCTTACCTCGGAAACCGCCAGTCAGTACGACGAAGAGGAATTCGACGTGGAAAAATGGGCAGAATACGCTGTCGACCCGCCTGAATATAGCGGTGAGAACGAGTGA
- a CDS encoding tyrosine--tRNA ligase yields the protein MDAYELITRNAEEVVTEEEVEELAENPDGKRVYVGYEPSGVLHIGHMLTANKLIDLQEAGMEVVILLADVHAYLNGKGTFEEIEETAEKMRKQFLAYGLDDENTEFVYGSDYQLDDDYALDLHKLELDTTLNRAQRAMAEIQGDETAKVSHVVYPLMQALDIEYLDLDLAVGGLDQRKVHMLMREELPELGYDARPCLHTPILADLGTGEGKMSSSSGVTISMEDSTEDIEEKVNSAYCPPTREPEGDLENPVLEIFQYHVFPRFETVVVERPDEYGGNLEYDDYETLADDLESGELHPADAKGALATYLDELVAPGREKLRELAE from the coding sequence ATGGACGCCTACGAGTTGATTACCCGGAACGCCGAGGAGGTAGTGACCGAAGAGGAGGTCGAGGAACTCGCCGAGAACCCCGACGGAAAGCGCGTGTACGTCGGCTACGAGCCATCGGGAGTCCTCCACATCGGGCACATGCTCACCGCCAACAAACTCATCGACCTCCAAGAGGCCGGAATGGAAGTCGTCATCCTGCTGGCGGACGTACACGCCTACCTCAACGGGAAGGGCACCTTCGAGGAGATAGAGGAGACCGCAGAGAAGATGCGCAAGCAGTTCCTCGCGTACGGTCTGGACGACGAGAACACCGAGTTCGTCTACGGGTCGGACTACCAGTTGGACGACGACTACGCGCTCGACCTCCACAAACTGGAACTCGACACGACGCTCAACCGCGCCCAGCGAGCGATGGCCGAGATTCAGGGCGACGAGACCGCGAAGGTCAGCCACGTCGTCTACCCCCTGATGCAGGCGCTCGACATCGAGTACCTCGACCTCGATTTGGCGGTCGGCGGACTCGACCAGCGGAAGGTCCACATGCTGATGCGAGAGGAACTGCCCGAACTCGGCTACGACGCCCGGCCGTGTCTCCACACGCCCATCCTCGCCGACCTCGGCACGGGCGAGGGCAAGATGTCGAGCAGTTCGGGCGTCACCATCTCGATGGAGGACTCGACCGAAGACATCGAAGAGAAGGTCAACTCGGCGTACTGCCCGCCGACCCGCGAACCCGAGGGCGACCTCGAAAACCCGGTGCTGGAAATCTTCCAGTACCACGTCTTCCCGCGGTTCGAGACGGTCGTCGTGGAGCGACCCGACGAGTACGGCGGCAATCTGGAGTACGACGACTACGAGACGCTGGCCGACGACTTAGAGAGCGGAGAGCTTCATCCGGCAGACGCGAAGGGCGCGCTGGCGACGTACCTCGACGAACTGGTCGCGCCGGGCCGCGAGAAGTTGCGGGAATTAGCGGAATAG
- a CDS encoding DUF7571 family protein codes for MKPCQRCQAVIDEYILDKQLEPLRDLTVDDFNVCADCVTIVADACVKCDGAVYVPETDSDVPDYCPACRADIIERTGHDPGWHRDTVSP; via the coding sequence ATGAAACCGTGCCAACGCTGTCAGGCGGTCATCGACGAGTACATCTTGGACAAACAACTCGAACCCCTGCGTGACCTCACAGTAGACGACTTCAACGTCTGTGCAGACTGTGTGACCATCGTTGCGGATGCGTGCGTGAAGTGCGACGGCGCGGTGTACGTCCCCGAAACCGACTCCGACGTTCCCGACTACTGCCCGGCGTGTCGAGCCGACATCATCGAGCGCACCGGCCACGACCCCGGTTGGCATCGGGATACAGTGTCTCCCTGA
- a CDS encoding DUF7470 family protein, producing MLDKLGAKGIVGVLLLLGGIAVIALQNLIIAAGIGLVVLGFVLTAWGLVSGLMASFGLGGMMGGGGGGFQ from the coding sequence ATGTTGGACAAACTCGGAGCGAAAGGCATCGTCGGGGTGCTTCTCCTGCTCGGGGGCATCGCGGTCATCGCACTCCAGAACCTGATTATCGCGGCCGGTATCGGACTGGTCGTCCTCGGATTCGTCCTGACGGCGTGGGGTCTGGTCTCGGGTCTCATGGCGAGTTTCGGTCTCGGCGGGATGATGGGCGGCGGCGGTGGCGGCTTCCAATAG
- the eif1A gene encoding translation initiation factor eIF-1A yields the protein MSDNDGGRRKNLRMPDDDEVFATVTNMLGANRVKVRCADGTERTARIPGKMQKRIWIREDDVVLVEPWDWQDEKADIKWRYDKQEADQLRDEGHIQ from the coding sequence ATGAGCGACAACGACGGCGGACGGCGGAAGAACCTCCGCATGCCCGACGACGACGAGGTTTTCGCCACCGTCACCAACATGCTCGGTGCGAATCGCGTGAAAGTACGATGTGCCGACGGGACGGAGCGCACCGCTCGCATCCCCGGCAAGATGCAAAAGCGCATCTGGATTCGGGAGGACGACGTGGTGCTGGTCGAACCGTGGGACTGGCAAGACGAGAAAGCCGACATCAAGTGGCGCTACGACAAGCAGGAAGCCGACCAGCTCCGGGACGAAGGCCACATCCAATAG
- a CDS encoding nitroreductase family protein: MTLQQTGLDESTIAHDEEIPEAIRAIRTRRSGHNFDADTELDDETLEALIRDAALAPSSYNLQPWEFVAVQDDDRLEEVVELAYGQEHVREAGTAVLVVGHTEAETADRVFDQWEEAGRMDEEAAEQTKAQTVEMYDDDRMGRDYGVRNASLAAQNLLLSAHARGLTATPMIGFDAAGLSEFLELPDDKVPVMLIAVGPSGGEEPDRLPRRDVDEILHRESY, encoded by the coding sequence GTGACTCTCCAGCAAACTGGACTCGACGAGTCCACGATAGCGCACGACGAGGAGATTCCCGAAGCTATCCGCGCGATTCGGACGCGGCGGTCGGGCCACAACTTCGACGCCGACACCGAACTGGACGACGAGACGCTCGAAGCCCTGATTCGGGACGCCGCGCTCGCGCCTTCGTCGTACAACCTCCAACCGTGGGAGTTCGTCGCCGTGCAGGACGACGACCGACTGGAGGAAGTGGTCGAACTGGCCTACGGACAGGAACACGTCCGCGAGGCCGGGACCGCGGTTCTCGTCGTCGGCCACACCGAGGCCGAGACTGCCGACCGCGTGTTCGACCAGTGGGAAGAGGCGGGTCGGATGGACGAGGAGGCCGCCGAGCAGACGAAGGCCCAGACCGTCGAGATGTACGACGACGACCGGATGGGCCGGGACTACGGCGTCCGGAACGCCAGCCTCGCGGCGCAGAATTTACTTCTCTCCGCGCACGCGCGAGGCCTGACCGCCACGCCGATGATAGGCTTCGACGCGGCGGGACTCTCCGAGTTCCTCGAACTCCCCGACGACAAGGTTCCGGTGATGCTGATTGCGGTCGGACCGAGCGGCGGCGAGGAACCCGACCGACTGCCGCGGCGCGACGTGGACGAAATTCTCCACCGAGAGAGCTACTGA